AGGAAAAATTCAGGGTAACCGGCCTGTTCCCGCATTTGGTTAAGAAAGGAGTTATAGGCTGAATACGACCGCGTTTCCGAAAACATGAAGGGCAGCCGGGGGGATTACCTGAGACGGCCTCAAATAAGGTAATGTGCGCTCCGCAGCTCGGGCACTGGTACACATTCGAGTACACAACGTGATGAATGGTACCGGGACTGCCACACAGATGACATGTCGTGGAATACAAGTCATCCATGAAAGGCTTCACCGTTTCACAAAGCCGATTGAATCTCTGTTTGAGATCTTCCGGATCGCACGGATTCACCACGAATCGGGTGATGAACGTCGCTGCGGGCGAAGCATCGATTCCTATAGCCTTGCGACCCAGGGTCAATGCGGCAAGGACGGTGCTTCCCGATCCGCAGAACGGGTCCAAAACAAGGTCACCCGGGTCCGTGTAATGTCGCACATATTCCTGTATTGCGTCCGCGGGTTTCTTTCCAAGATGATAAGGATGCATGCCGTAAAGTGGCGAGTTCCGGTTCGTTTCTATAGGCTTGATGAATTCCTGAACGTGATAGTCGGAAGAGTTTGGATCGAAAGGTTTGTCATGAACATGGGACTCCGCGAAGTCTCTGAGAGAAGGATTCGGTCTGTCTCCTGAATAAAACAAGGCGTCTGGTCACTCCTGCTTTCGCTGCATCTCCTCAAGTGCTTTCAGACATGCCGCGGTTTCTTTGTACGGCCCGGGTTTGGTCCATACAGGATCGTCGTATCGATCGTGACAGGGGAGACAGCGCGCAATTGAAGTTATTCTCCGAAGTTCTTCCTGGTTGAACCCGCGAGCAAGCTGGTGTGATGTGCCCTGCAGCTCTTTTCCGTTCGCGTCCACAACGCTGTCTATAGAGTATGGGATTTTCAGGCCTGACGCTCGGGAATCGTAGAGCGGTTCCACAGCCACCTGATTTTCTTTGGATTTGAAAGTAGCCACTCCTTCCCCGAGTCCGAGTGCTTTCGGGTCCAGATGGCAATCCACGCACCTCGGGACTTCTTTCCTCGTGGTATGCGGGTGTGTCGGGCCAATGGCGACAGAGGAATTCCCGTTACGCAATTTCGTTATGGCAGAATCGAACGGGGGCACGATTTTTCCGTCTGCATCCACTACGGTATTCCAGACCTGGCACCCGGGAACCAGAATGCCCACCTTTCCGCGGGAATTAATGCCGTACACATGCCGCTCATACCTGAAGAATCCTCTTCCTTCCGCCCATCGCCCTTGAGTCTGCTTCCCGGTCAGGTGATCGGTTCCGCGATTGGTGAAATCCAGAACCTGGTGGCAACCGTAACACTGAGGACTCCATGCGCTGTGGCACGAATCACATTCCAGGCGATCGTGGCCGGGAATCCCATGATTCTTCTTGCCGGTGACAACGTTCACGGGGTGCTGCTTTCCTGTCAGCTTTCCGGTAAGCGCGAAACCTTTTTCCGTGAGTCTCACATTCGGCAGAGGCCGGCCCTTGGAAGTCTTGAGAATGGTATCTCCATCATTGAGCCGAATAAACGGCGAACCTCTCACGAGAGTATGAATCAGCGGATCTTTGCTCTCCACGGTCATGGTAGCGGGAGGAGTTTTCCTGGAACCGTGACAGTCTTCGCAGCGGACCTCTATCTGATCTTTCATAAATTTGTGGACAGATCCGTCGCCCATGGTGTCCTGGCCTGTGTGGCAATCTATGCAAGCCATTCCTTTTTCATGATGCACATCCGGCACCAGTTTCCAATAGAACCGGCCGTCGCTCAGGATATCGTTATTGAGCTGTCCATGCACAAACGGCGTTCCGTACTGAGAGCTTTCCATTTCTCCGTGATAGTTGAGGCCTATTCGCGCGCTTCGATTGTGGCAGGCTCTGCACCGATCGTTCGGTATAAGGTTTGTTATCGTGTGGGTTGCGGGATGTCCCGTTTCATCCCGTTTGATTGTGGGATCTCCTCCGGAATAGTGCCCCCGGTCTCCGTAGGGGGCATGACAGGCAGGGCATCCCTCCAGCCGGCCCATGGTTTCCCTGGGACGGGAACCCCACAAATGGCAGGCTGCGCAGAATTTTCTGAAGTGGCTCTCCGCAATGTTGAAGACGCCTGATTCCGTTTTTTCCGCATGCACGGGTGAAAGCGTCGTTTTCCCGTCCGAAACACTTTTTATGGCAAATTCGGATTCCGAAGTTGACTCCAGCCCCCATTGGAATCTGAGTATTCCGATTATACCGGCATTCGTGGCCATGATCGAACGAGGGACATTCTCGACTCGATTCAAGAGCGGGTGCTCTCTCTGAGAATGGCAGGATCCCAGAGCACTCTTTTGTCCTCCACAGCTTGCAGCGGCAAGGTCGAGGCGAGCAGGATTGCGTCCGCCTCTCAGTCCGGCATGTGCACCCTTTACCGTCAAGTCGGGTCCGTTCCCTCCATGACATGTCACACAGCCGAATACCGTGTTAGGATGAGATTTTGACAGGTCCTCGATTCCGAGATGACACGTGAGGCACCTTTCTACCGGCAGCTTCCCTCCAAACGGGCTTACTTCTATGATTTCGGGTTTCTTGTTTTTGAGGGAACTTATTTCGGATGCGATTTCCTGCCTCTTCTCGCCGGATTGCTCTGCGGCGAGCTGTTGTTCCAAACGCTCCCGAGCAAGTTCGAAACCTTTGAGCTGATACTGCTTCCACTCAGGGGTGCGATGCCTGTATTCGATATACCCAAATGTGCCCAGAAGTATGCATCCCAGAATCAGGCATGCTGAGAGATAGACATTTGACGGGGATTTCACGAGAAATAACCCCATAGTGTCAGAGCAGTAAGCAAAATCACGGTTGCACCGAAGATAATCGAAATCAGCAACGGCTGTCTGGGGAGAAGATACGGAATTGCAGCCAGTGCCGCGGTCGCTGCCAGGGGAAGAAGGATTCCCGCAACAAAGGGGGGAAAATAACGGAGCATCTGCTGGATACCTACAAAAATCCAGGGAGCTTTCACATCTTGTTCGGGAATTCCGGAAGGATCTGCAGGTACGGAAAGCGGTGCATCCCAGAGAGCCGAGACGATCCCCAGGACAGCGAATGCAAGAAGTGCGGCCAGCATCTCCTTTCGCACGAGGAGCGGGAAACTCTTGATTCTGTTTTTGGGCTGACCAGGCTGCACTGGAGATTGAACTTCCACTCGAAGACACTGTGCTCGGTATTGCTCGATCGGAAACATCGGTGTTGAGATGCGCTCAATCATATCACAGGAATCATCGAGGGTTAAGGGAGGGTTAATTTTGGAAGGTCATTTGCCCTTAAAAATTGGCGGTCGTTTTTCAAAGAACGCTTTGATTCCTTCCTGGTAGTCATCGCTGTCGTACACGCTGCGGCGCATGCTCTGCACCCTCTCGAACGTCTCAGGACTGAGATTATGCGACGTCGACAACAACCTGATTTCTTCCTTGAGAAGACTGATTACAAGTGGTGAGTTTTTGGAGATCTGCTCGGCAAGGGTTTGAGCAACCGTCTCCAACTGATCGATTGGGACTGCCCGGTTCACTATTTCCGCATCGACCAATCGTTTCACGGGAAAAGGTTGTGCTGCAAACAACATTTCTTTGCAGATATGGGTTCCGCCGGTGATAATGAGATTCTGGACTCCCGAGATGTTGTACGGCACTCCGATTTTCGCAGGAGTGATAGCAAAGGTTACGTCTTCAGCCGCGATAATTATGTCGCAGCTCAGCACCAGCTCACATGCTCCGCCCCATACGCTCCCCTCCACCATGGCGATTATGGGAGCAGGAAAGTACTCGATGGTCCTTACAGCCAGTCTGAGCGGGTCGGTGTACGTCAACGGATCGCGACCATCCAGGGGTAGTTCGCGCATGTCATGACCCGCGGAAAAAATCTTCGACCCGGCAGGCGCTCTAAGAATGACAACCCTTACGCTTTGTCGTTTCAACTCTTCCAAAGCGTCACAGAAATCTTTTATCAGCTCTTCACTCAACGCATTGAGTTTTTTTGGATTATTGAGTGTAATAGTGCCTATCCAGTCTGAAAAAGCCAATTCTACCAATCCCATAGATAACAACTCCCGGGTTTTGGATTTTCATCACGCATACCGCTAAACTGGCGTAAGTGGTTAACATGCCAGGGAAGATCAGGAGCGTTCGTGAGGATTCCCAATAGATTATCGGAGAGATTGATCTTCCAA
The sequence above is a segment of the Desulfomonile tiedjei DSM 6799 genome. Coding sequences within it:
- a CDS encoding cytochrome c3 family protein, which codes for MKSPSNVYLSACLILGCILLGTFGYIEYRHRTPEWKQYQLKGFELARERLEQQLAAEQSGEKRQEIASEISSLKNKKPEIIEVSPFGGKLPVERCLTCHLGIEDLSKSHPNTVFGCVTCHGGNGPDLTVKGAHAGLRGGRNPARLDLAAASCGGQKSALGSCHSQREHPLLNRVENVPRSIMATNAGIIGILRFQWGLESTSESEFAIKSVSDGKTTLSPVHAEKTESGVFNIAESHFRKFCAACHLWGSRPRETMGRLEGCPACHAPYGDRGHYSGGDPTIKRDETGHPATHTITNLIPNDRCRACHNRSARIGLNYHGEMESSQYGTPFVHGQLNNDILSDGRFYWKLVPDVHHEKGMACIDCHTGQDTMGDGSVHKFMKDQIEVRCEDCHGSRKTPPATMTVESKDPLIHTLVRGSPFIRLNDGDTILKTSKGRPLPNVRLTEKGFALTGKLTGKQHPVNVVTGKKNHGIPGHDRLECDSCHSAWSPQCYGCHQVLDFTNRGTDHLTGKQTQGRWAEGRGFFRYERHVYGINSRGKVGILVPGCQVWNTVVDADGKIVPPFDSAITKLRNGNSSVAIGPTHPHTTRKEVPRCVDCHLDPKALGLGEGVATFKSKENQVAVEPLYDSRASGLKIPYSIDSVVDANGKELQGTSHQLARGFNQEELRRITSIARCLPCHDRYDDPVWTKPGPYKETAACLKALEEMQRKQE
- the scpB gene encoding methylmalonyl-CoA decarboxylase, whose translation is MGLVELAFSDWIGTITLNNPKKLNALSEELIKDFCDALEELKRQSVRVVILRAPAGSKIFSAGHDMRELPLDGRDPLTYTDPLRLAVRTIEYFPAPIIAMVEGSVWGGACELVLSCDIIIAAEDVTFAITPAKIGVPYNISGVQNLIITGGTHICKEMLFAAQPFPVKRLVDAEIVNRAVPIDQLETVAQTLAEQISKNSPLVISLLKEEIRLLSTSHNLSPETFERVQSMRRSVYDSDDYQEGIKAFFEKRPPIFKGK